The Dendropsophus ebraccatus isolate aDenEbr1 chromosome 2, aDenEbr1.pat, whole genome shotgun sequence DNA segment GCAAATCCTTTGTGAAGGCAAATGCTGTGAGCCAGGGTAGCCTGGGTGGTGGTGTGGCAGCTCTGTGGATATAGGGTCACTTGGGAACTTGTCATTATGGCCAGGGTTGgtgttttaacccccccccccccccgacaaatGGGCACTGCACTTGAGGTTGGATAATTACTTAACCAGGGTAACTCGGTTTATTTgtaagaacttcagtgcaatgcagGATGATACACTTTTGgtgactgcaggtgcaggcaggaggtagaAAGAGAAGATGTAACAGCAAGGTAAAGCAGAGGAGCattttgagggccctgtccaatttaGCAGTGTACTCTGTCCCTTCACTGGGGTGAGCAGACTTTTCAGAATAGCCGTGCATTACAGTAGAATACGTAGGCTGAactgctgctttgtcctactggggtcagtacctaactcaggtatagtgccctgtgtagtgtagaaggtatccctggtgtggacaaggtttgCCTTAGAGGACGTCCCCCCTCCTGAGGGGTCTATCACTGCATGCTAGCGATCGTTAACAGCAACAAAGAATAGGGTAAGTCTCTTGTTCCCTGACAAGGctcctggcctgagccaggccctgactccactgcagcaggaacttctCTCGTTGTGTGTCTCTCTTgactgactgaaaaaaaaaaaaaagaaccaagaccctcccaccaggaactagcttttttttttttttctttttttttaatagggttCCCCTACCTAGTTTAGGAttagtggggctgtgtgtgttggagagaggagaggaaatgGGCAGAAAGAAGAGGGAAACAGACCTACACCTGTGACAGGAGAAAACACGACATGTGACAAATAACCTTTAACTAAATGCTTCCTTCTGCTGTGCTCAATACAATATAGACAGTAAATAAAGCAGTGAAACCTGGTGGGGAAAAACAAACAATACATTTctccttcatcccactgtgagaacctgagtgagttactttgcccaggtgcattaAAAAATCTTAGTGGCACACCTGAGCTGGGACGCTGCACAAAGACTATGGAATGATTGATGCACTGCTAATTCCACATCAAATGATACAGCCTTTTCCTTCATAGCAGAGGAGCCTGATTCCCTTACAGGACAAACTTCATCAGAAGTTTATCAGTGTAAATACTTTACAGCTATGCTTTTCAACTCCACTCCGCATGGCCCACCATGGTcatgtcatgttttgaggatttccttagtatttcacagatgatataattatactcagtgcttCAGGTACAGGTGTTACAGGTGTTCTTTTTATGGAACatcttcaaaacatgacctgtcggTAGGCCATGAACACTgcaattacattacattacattgtaactttcatctttttttttatagcttcAAATTATGTCTCATCCTTCTAAAATCAGTGAAACAAAACAGAACAGAGTTATTTCAGATGAAGACTGGAAGAAGAAATGGGAAACAAAAAATATTGGGTTTCACGAAAAGAATATACACCCGTAAGTATCTGTGtaggtctaaaggccctattccaccaacagatctgacgacagattgtctaccaaagatttgaagccaaacccaggagtggatttgaaaagaggagaaatccagtctttcctttatgacctgttctctgtctaaagtctgttcctgggtttggcttcaaatctttgacagataatctgtcgtcagatctgttggtggaatagggccttaactcactGCAGGTGTCATGAATACACTTCTAGTcaatgtcttaaggccctattccaccaacagatctgacaacagattatctgccaaagatttgaagccaaacccaggaacagactataaacagagaatgggtcataaaggaaagactggatttctcttcttttcaactccactcctgggtttggcttcaaatctttggcagataatctgtcgtcagatctgttggtggaatagggcctttaccagtATTATATTAACCTGgtatctcctttttttttttttttttttttttttttttttttccaaacacagGTTACTGGCAGAATTCATAAATGAAATGCAAGATGGTAGGACAAAACTGAACATCTTTTTCCCTCTCTGCGGCAAAGCGGTAGATATGAAATGGTACATGCAGAAAGTGTGACGCTCTCATAATATCAAGAACTTAAGTCATGTAATCTTCTGATTCCTTTTAATAAGTTGAATCTTGATTATGGCTTACCCTAGGCTGGCAGACATGGGCCATAACATTGTTGGGGTGGACGTCTGTGAACTAGGACTCAAGGAATTTTTTGCTGAACATGATATTCCTTACACTGAAGAAGCTGTAGCTGGGATTCCTGGAGCTAAAGTATTTAAGGTTAGTAAACCCTTTTTGTGCAGGTTGGGCTGTGTTCAAATTGACTTTACAGTGCATGTTCAGCATGAATGGCAGCAAAACAGACAACCTGCTGAGCCAAACACTGATCGCGGTGCAGTCCCATCttagcaagtgattggctgagggggctgtcattGCAGAGACAGGGTCGTCTCTGGTGGCTACGATTAgcaggggacccagagacacaACAGGTGGAGTAcctttttaaagcaagggctggaACAATGTTTAGTAGGCTGTGTCAGCGATCACCGATTTGCCCTTATTGGGCATCTGATAGTGGCAGTTcttggagagagaaaaaaacacattttaatgTAGAATGATGTCAGCAACAGTATTCTTCCACAATGTGCAAACTCTATTTACTGTATAATATCCATAATTTTTTGCTTTTAGAGTGCATCTGGGAATATTTCTCTGTACTGCTGCAGTATTTACGACATATCTGAGTAAGTAATATTCCATAAGATTATTTACAGGCTGTCTGAACActtattttaatatatatgtaaaatgttTAAGTGGCCACAGTCATAACCATTAAGTaattttaaaagagaagtctagcCAAAGCAAAAAGTACATTGCAGACAGGGATAAAGAATCAAATACTTACCCATCTCCGTGCCCCTGCAGCCCTGCATCACTGCTCACAGACACCCACAGACTTCCTGCAACGTCATGACCCATCTCAGGAATGCCGGCTCAgccggtcagtgactggggcgtgaCAGCATCAGCATCGGGGGAATCTGAAGCCTGTGACATGacgctgcaggggcacagggacaggaaagtattgattctttattatgttctagcAACCCCCTGCCTGCACTATATTTAGCATTTTGGCTGGAATTCACCTTTAAGTCAGCAAGGGAGGTGATGTACTTCCTTACATCTttgcaattaatttttttctgcctgttttttttatattttctatacAATCCTGTACATTTAACAACAAAGCGTCTCACTTACTGTAAAATTGCAGTCAAGGCTTCaccactaaggccatttggtctttagtatcagcaaaaaaagagaccaaatgcaagAATTGATGTCAGTGGGTCCACAAATGTGCACTGCTGTAACTGTGCAGATGAATAATTCAACAGCTCTTAGGGCTTGCCCACCATCTTATGGTATAATGTAGAAGCATGAGCAGCTAAATTAAAATCAAAATGGACAGTATACATAATTCAAGCATTAAAGGAGTAgtaccatgaaaataaaaaaatcacctgCAGGCAGGAGTGTGTGGTAACATAAtagagaatgtatacttacccatctctgtgcccccacagcagTCTCTGACAGTCGGCGGACTCCTTCAGCTCCAGCTGCTGCtctgtcatgacccggctgatgtatTGTCtggttagccaatcagtgacttgggcggtacactgctgcagtcactgactggctgagtgggtaatcCATCAGTCAAGCCTTGACAGTGCAGAGCTGGACTGTGATGTACcaggaagctgggagaaaatAGAGGCTgttgcgggggaggggggggctgtgcTACAGAGGCAcagagatgggtaagtatatcTTCTTTAGTATGTTCCCACACATTCCTGCCtgcaggtgattttttttctcccccctttatatATTTGTtggtgggggtgttttttttttttttttttttttttatatgtcatgacagatacactttaactcATACATAAAACAATAAATTATGTTAAGCATGTGACATATTTATGTGCAACAATCCAGGACGAAAGAAGTTGAGGCAATTCGCCACTCTGCAGGATCTTCTTCTTTTACTAGGTATTCATGCCGGAACTATACAAAATTGGTGTAGGGTGAGGGAGGACGAACACACATACGTGCAGTGACGATAATTTTGtgcactaatgctgcgtttacttgaaacgataattcggccaatcgaacgtttaacgattttgaaataaCTGTTTTTTGTAATGATCTGCGTTTAGAAGGAACAATATAtcatttgaaaaaatcgttattgcgattgttttaagatcacttaagcctatctcacacatagggtgaattggtgaaagactgtttacacaaaacgatctgcaaattttcagtgaacgaccaacgactatttgagaacatgctgaaagatcaaaattaacgttttctcgctcgtcgcttgatcgttcgctctGTTTACACCAGCCGACTATTACtcgaatgcgatcgttatcgtgaaaatttgaatgatcgttctgtgtaaacacagcattagcaaACTTCATCTGCCTGGTGTAATCAGCATGCTATGTCCAACAATATTGTGCTAGGAGGTAAACCTTGGCCAGTAAAACCTGTTAATCACTTGTAAATCATCATACCTGGTGTATGTGATCTATTCTCTTGTGTGGACATTATCATATAGAGAGAACAATTTGTCAGCTTAGTACCTGTTTTCGTGAGCACTGAGAACAGAAAATGGAGCCCCTAGGTTAATTGAGCACATAAGAGAGGTTCATGGCAGCAATGTAGGGGTTTTGAAATTTGCCAGAATAGTTTGTCCACTGAGAGATAATGGGGACAACTTTGTTGTTTTTTAAGATGTTTTTAAATTGTCTCACTATATTTGTTTACCATGTTGCTAGGTTAACTGTAGAGCACGCCTATTTAGACACGCTGACAACATAACCACGGCAGCAGCAGCCAGATGAAGTGCGCTTGGCGCACAAAACAATCGTCATTGTTTGCACACGTGTGTTTTTTGTCCCTCACCCTACACTGACTTTGTATTGTTGCAGTAAGAATACCTAATAAAAGTTGATGATTCTGCAGAGTGGTGAGTTGCCGCGGCTTCTCTCTAACTTTTGGATTGTTGCTATATTGCTATCTTGTTAGTATTTGCCGCTGAGCACTGTAAGTACTGCTTTAAGTATTACCTTTTCATTTACTAGTGTGTCATACTGCCCGGGCAGCAGAGGTAGTGCCTGGTGAATTCTCTTTTTGTATTGGACATATTTATGCATGATTGTGGAAATTCTATATGTCTTTCGTAGGTCAGTGATTGGAAAGTTTGATGGAATGTGGGATAGAGGAGCAATGGTAGCTGTAAACCCGAGAGACAGAGAACGGTTAGTTAATATATCTAGTCATAACATTATTACAATGTTGATATATTTAAATTATGCATTGTGTTTTACTTCATTCATCTTGTTTTGTGGTAACTATTAATGTAATAAACTCAGAATTGTAAGCAGGGCATTCATTCCTCAAGAGCTGAGGTCCAAAGTACTACTATTGTAGGAGAAATGGCTTAGTGATATCAGCCTCTGTATTAGCCTGTGTACAATGACAGCCATCAGTCAGCAATGAGGACAGTGGGGAAGATTTTTGTCACAAATACTCTTGTATAAAAGTCATGGTTGTATTttccatttgtatttttttttctgtcttagggccctattccaccggacgattatcgtttagattatcgttaaatcgttcgaatctaaacgataatcgttcgtttgaaatgcagttaacgattaacgaccgaatgagaaatcgttgatcattttgtaagacctggacctatttttatcgtcgctcgttcgcaaatcgttcgcattgaataagacatcgtttggtcgttcgcaatagatacgaacgcaatagcgaataaatagcaaagaaaaactatcgcaattacgatcataagtaacgattatcgttccatggaaatgagtgaacgttttcaggtctttcgcaatagcggtcgtttgagatcgttaatcattaacaattatgcaaatgataatcgtccggtggaatagggcccttacacacaggTCACTGTTGTTACATTAAGCTGCTACTGGTTGGTTGGCAAAGCTTACTTTGTATCTGCACAGTGACCTCTGCTCAGAGTTTTTATGTTCAGGTGCCTGCTATCTCAGATTCCAACAGctgagtgtatagctgagtgtaagtgcaggcacataatagcagcagtgtgaatgcctgaatgtgagtgcaggcagattttagcagcagtgtgtatagctgagtgtgagtgcagacacattatagcagtgtgcatagctgagtgtaagtgcaggctcaGTAAAGGAGTGGAGAGTATTGGAAGCACCagggctgacagaaactgcaTGATGGAATGATCAggctatatgtgggcacataaatgcagcactctctgaccagggagagaggggttacagctatgaagagattacctccatagtcctgtcccctgatgcaagccccagcctaaagtggatctgctatgatttggaaggtgagggagacttcctgggtcagagtacagtgctgtagactgcGCTATgaagaccatacccctccccgactttccctcccacgcagtacagtgagctcttaaaccaaagcaatgctcttaaaccaaccaattttgaaaaactgtgagatcttcttgcaaaacgctcttagggtgcgttcacacctacaggatctgcagctgattttctgcagcagatttctgttaaataactgaacacagcatcaaatctgatgctgtgttcagttatttaactgaaatctgctgcagaaaatcagctgcagatcctgtaggtgtgaacgcaccattaaagggaaccaatcacgttaAAAAGGACCATAAAGCtaagcacgcttcccaaacatacccttgTAGCCTGATTCCCATGTACATATAAACCGCAAACTTAGTTTAATAATCTCCCGCACTGTATTTAAATTACCAGCTAAGTAGTCATCCGGGCGTGTGTCTGGGTCagctagtcatggtcctgggcaggTTCTGGCGCtgtaatcatgcccctctgggcgtgttggaAAGCGTTGCATGCTGACGTCACCCAGGGGCTGGCATTGCTATGCTGCGCATGCACAGTACAGCGGGAGAAGATGCTGCTGTACTGTGCCTGTACAGAGGTAATGTGACAATGTGTCTGTCTTGCAAAGGAAAAGGTGTGTATTAGAACAGCATTATAATTAGGTCTGTAAATTTAAGTTATCCTGTTAAGTACAGTgagtgagttaaaaaaaaattttttgcacacctgaatctttttttatttaaagatttTAAGGGCGCTGGCTCCTGTCCCATCATCCGACATGCTTACTTTATTCTTCCTTCCACAGTTATGCAACAATGATGTTGTCACTAATGGCTAAGGACTGTCATTACCTACTTGTAACTGTTGAATATGACCCCAAGTTGCATGGAGGTGAGAACACATGTAAATTGTATGTTCTTTATGACTGATATTATATGGCTGATATTAACTGTCCCaccgtttttttatttatttttttgccttttagAAAAATATAATCAACATGGCTTTTGTATACAAGAGAAAAAATGTATGCACTGCAATTAGTTTTTCATTATAATGTATTCCGAgagtatacaatgtatatatgtgAACCCAGCTTGATACACTGTAGGTCCATGTGTGTTCCCAGGACAGCTTTGATCCATTGAAGCTAACGTCTTGGTACCTGATACCACATCTCATGTGGAGTGTCTCAAGCCATTTCTCAATATTTTTGCGGCAAGATTTAATTTTAATGCTGTTTTTTGTGCTGTTTTATAATGGTCCTTAGGGATTTTGACAGTACTTAATTTGCATTTTTGTCACTGTACTCTTTGACAAACTAAAAGTAACCTTACAATGTGAAATATGTCAATAGAAAtgtatctgataaaaaaaaaaactactccaCAGTTGTATAGCATTGTAACTTACAAACCAATAGAAGTATTTGAAAATAAGAGGCCACTGCCTTTAAGAAATATTATTGAAAGAATGAACTTGGTCTGCAATGTTTAAAGTAGGCATTATGtgtcatagtaatatccccttgaATGCTAGGACCCAAGGTTTACAGATAGAACATTGCTTTATATTGTATTTCTTTCAacagtataaaatgtatgtatgtatgtatatgtatatgtatatatatatatatacacacacagaaatgCAGTATGAACTCCCAATACACTAAATACAATGTGGGTCCACATGTGTTCCCAAGACAGCTGCGATCCATTGAAGCTAATGTATTGGTAACAGATACCACATCTAATATGGAGTTTCTCTAGGCATttcttaaaaggaacctgtcactggggatGCGAGCACAGTgcccgcctgaccccccccccccccccccccccccctttcgatGCAGCCCTCGGATACTTACACTTTCTggcgagtcccgttcctggagccggtcctgggacgaagatatcagcgcccaaaaccgtgcgcgcgctgtatgcaaatgacctgaaatgagtccgatgcccataaagaatgaatagagccgtcattctctatgggcatcagactcatctctgcagcgtgcgcaTGACTTCAGGCCCTGATATCtttgtcctgggaccggctccaggagggGGAGTCGCTGGAAAGGGTAAGTAACCGGGGGGTCaagcgggctctgtgcccgcggtgacaggttcccgttaATATTTATGTGGAAGGTGCATTACTTTCTTAAGAAGTCACTGCCTTCAAGGAATACCATTGCCATGGAGGAATGTACTTGGTCTGCAATGTTTAAAGTAGGCATTGTGTCAAAGTAAGATCC contains these protein-coding regions:
- the LOC138783352 gene encoding thiopurine S-methyltransferase-like isoform X1, which encodes MVTSSLHAFQGKGEGSSILLSILSSCCNLLSTTGSPLLGKQLILALYSQLQIMSHPSKISETKQNRVISDEDWKKKWETKNIGFHEKNIHPLLAEFINEMQDGRTKLNIFFPLCGKAVDMKWLADMGHNIVGVDVCELGLKEFFAEHDIPYTEEAVAGIPGAKVFKSASGNISLYCCSIYDISESVIGKFDGMWDRGAMVAVNPRDRERYATMMLSLMAKDCHYLLVTVEYDPKLHGGPPFYVPESDLENLLGPSCSFKLLKKIDALTDKQKQWGLDLYFENLYLVTQKLKS
- the LOC138783352 gene encoding thiopurine S-methyltransferase-like isoform X2 yields the protein MSHPSKISETKQNRVISDEDWKKKWETKNIGFHEKNIHPLLAEFINEMQDGRTKLNIFFPLCGKAVDMKWLADMGHNIVGVDVCELGLKEFFAEHDIPYTEEAVAGIPGAKVFKSASGNISLYCCSIYDISESVIGKFDGMWDRGAMVAVNPRDRERYATMMLSLMAKDCHYLLVTVEYDPKLHGGPPFYVPESDLENLLGPSCSFKLLKKIDALTDKQKQWGLDLYFENLYLVTQKLKS